From the genome of Candidatus Nitrospira nitrificans:
GAGAAAACGGGCCGTCAGTCGAAATTCTTGACCGACAGCCCGTATCCATATCGCAGAGTGAACGTCCTTCAGCCGCTAGTCCTTGTCCTTGCAGAAACTTCGTTCGTAGGCGATGATCGTCCAGGCTTCTTCCTCGGTGAGCACGCCGCCCTTTACGAGGGCCGGCATACCGGTGCCGGGACTTCCATTCTTCACAACCCAGAAGAGTTCCCCGTCGTTCCGCTTTTTATGGAACTTGCAATTCGTAAGGTTTCGTGGACCTGGCGTGAGCAGCATTCCACCCGCGCCATCGCCCTCGCCACCCTGACCATGACAGTTTGCGCAGGTGCCCTTGCCTTCATAGAGCTCCTTGCCCTTGGCGATGATGTCAGGAGTTACGGTGATCGGGCTCTTCACTTTTCGCGCTTCCCCACGTTCAGCGTCCGGAACACGCGGCTTCAGTGGGTCGGACTCGGGGCCAGACCAACCTGCCGTACTCCACAAGGCAACGGCGATGAAACTACACAACGTCACGATCAAACGCTTCCCTCTCATGGTTCCTCCTTGGTGATTGCCACTGATGTCCTGCCGGATGGCTACTCGCGCCCCGTGCGCCGAGCCGCATCAAAATCGATACATGATAACATTAACATTGTCCTAAGTGGCAGTGCCCATGTCTGGTGGAAATAAGCAGGTTCAGCGCTTGAAAGAAGGTGGGTCTACCAGCATGAGGACCTCGTCAGCCAGGACCGGTGGGCCCTGGCTGACGGAAGCTAGCGGGTGACTCGGACAGTGGTCACCACTGCGCGTCGTTATGGAACTTCGACAATATCGCTCTTCATCGGTCCGAGGACGGCGAGCAACTCGCCCTTTTCTTTCGCCGGCACGTTGAAGGTATCCAAGGCGCTGACCAAGTCTTCCACGAGCGCGTTGAAGGCAGCGGTGGTGACCTTCATGCCCTTATGCGTCGTCTTCATATCACGGCCCGAGTAGGTGCAGGGACCGCCGCTCGCCGCGCACACCTGCTCGACTAAGAGCTTGTTGAGCTTCTTGAGGTCGGTCGTCGCGAAAAAGCCGTTGATGCGCTTGTCTGCGCCCACATTGCCGATGAACTTGGTGACCACGGCTTGAATAGCGCCCTGTCCGCCGAGCCGCTCATAGAGCGACGCATCCGCGGCAAAGGACGTCGCGCTGCTCAACGTCCACGTGGCTGCTATGGCCACTACCATGCTCATAATCTTCTTGCTCAATGACATATCGTCTACTCCTTTGTGTGAGAATGAATTGACTGCAAGACCTCCGTACCCCGCTCATTCATTACGGGTTCCAGGGGGTGTTCGGCATCAACTGACCTTTATAGTCTTTTGGATTTTGGTTGGCGATCACCACGGCAATCGCACCACGCAAGGCGCCCGTTAAGGAGTGGGTCACCACTGGATAGGCTCCCGGCGACTCCGCGATCATATCGAAGGTGGCTGCGCTGCCCGGACCGACCACATAGGTCTGGACGCCGACGAACTTGTTGGCCGGATTGCCGCTTTCATAGACGTTGTCCCAGATTTCGGCGATCGGATGGAGCGCGGAAAACTCGTTCGGACCGGCGTTCACGAAATAGATGCGTACCCGTTCACCGACCTTGACTTCCAACGGCTCTCCCCCCGGGAAGAACGGATGGTACTTGAAGATCCCGCCGTTGAAAATCGTATTGTCCCACTTCCGGTCGAACATCGCCTGCACGTTGTCCGGATTCTTCCAGAACTCTGACTGGACCAAGACGAATTCACGATCAGCCTTCGGCCACGCATTGGCATCCTTCGGATCCACGATGATGGCTCCGAACATGCCACGGGCGACGTGCTGGATCATGGGGCCCGCGCCGCAGTGGTAGAAAAACACGCCGGGCTTCTTCGCCACGAAGGAGAATTTGTGTGTTTCGCCCGCTGAAACGGTCTTGTGGTAGTTCTTCAAGAAGTCGAGCTCGGCCGCATGAAAGTCCATCGAATGGGGGAAGGTATTATTCTTGTCGCCGATCAGGGTGAAGTTGACGGTATCACCCTCTGTGACCCGGACGACCGGGCCCGGCATCTGACCGTTAAAGGTCCAAGCCTTGTATTTCGTCCCGTTCCCGTCGATGACGATTTCCGTTTCCA
Proteins encoded in this window:
- a CDS encoding c-type cytochrome, which translates into the protein MRGKRLIVTLCSFIAVALWSTAGWSGPESDPLKPRVPDAERGEARKVKSPITVTPDIIAKGKELYEGKGTCANCHGQGGEGDGAGGMLLTPGPRNLTNCKFHKKRNDGELFWVVKNGSPGTGMPALVKGGVLTEEEAWTIIAYERSFCKDKD
- a CDS encoding group I truncated hemoglobin — its product is MSLSKKIMSMVVAIAATWTLSSATSFAADASLYERLGGQGAIQAVVTKFIGNVGADKRINGFFATTDLKKLNKLLVEQVCAASGGPCTYSGRDMKTTHKGMKVTTAAFNALVEDLVSALDTFNVPAKEKGELLAVLGPMKSDIVEVP
- a CDS encoding multicopper oxidase domain-containing protein: MQRFRVLTATLGLAVLLGASGCITMPGSAGAKVHDVTFTAMETEIVIDGNGTKYKAWTFNGQMPGPVVRVTEGDTVNFTLIGDKNNTFPHSMDFHAAELDFLKNYHKTVSAGETHKFSFVAKKPGVFFYHCGAGPMIQHVARGMFGAIIVDPKDANAWPKADREFVLVQSEFWKNPDNVQAMFDRKWDNTIFNGGIFKYHPFFPGGEPLEVKVGERVRIYFVNAGPNEFSALHPIAEIWDNVYESGNPANKFVGVQTYVVGPGSAATFDMIAESPGAYPVVTHSLTGALRGAIAVVIANQNPKDYKGQLMPNTPWNP